A window of Prionailurus bengalensis isolate Pbe53 chromosome E1, Fcat_Pben_1.1_paternal_pri, whole genome shotgun sequence genomic DNA:
GATAAGActagctgatttttaaaaattgttgttcCTTCAGGTTGGTGAAACAGAAACCCGGCTGGAATGTTTGCTAAACAATAACAAGAACTCCGATTTCTGTGCTCCTCTGACCTCCTTTGACTGGAATGAGGTGGATCCTTATCTGTTAGGTAAGGGAACAAGGGAGTGCATATTCCAGTTTGAAGAAGCAAAGATACATTTCCTCAGATATAACACTAAGCCTGAGGTACATGCATGTATCCTAGATGGGGCCAAGACGGAAAGAGGCAAAATGTGGAACGGGTCATGAATTCTTCATGTGGAGCGAGCTTCCCATGTGTGTATATCTAGTCAGCAGAGTCTAAGGTCCTGGGATAAGGATTAAATACTTGATTCTTGTTGGCTCTGCTGGCACCCTTCTCATGCTAGCAAGTATCCATGGCATGTCCTCTCCTGGGCTAAACAGAGGAGTAGGTGCAAGGAGGGAGGCCTCACTCTTGTCAGCCGTTGACTTGCACTGGCTGTTTCTAGGTACCTCCAGCATTGATACGACTTGTACCATCTGGGGGCTGGAGACAGGGCAGGTGTTGGGCCGAGTGAATCTTGTGTCTGGTCATGTGAAGACCCAGCTGATCGCGCATGACAAGGAGGTAATGATCCCATTCCTCTTCTGCTTTCCTCACCCGCTCTCTTGTGAGCTGCCTTCAGTTCAAGGTCAGACCGTTCTCTTACTATTCTGCATAGTATGTGGAAAATCATAATAGAATGCCAATGTCTTCctgttgaaattaaaaacagtaatgtTTCAAAAATAGCAGTGAGCGACCCTTGTAAACTAATgtttgtgtggggtttttttgacTGATATAAACAACTTAATCTGCCATGTGTAGTTTTCTGTACCAGAGATTGCTGTTCTGTAATGATGAACTCTCTTAGAGACAAACTTGGACCTGATGTGATTCAGAAATAacacttattttgaaatatattaatttttggaaggaagtggggggaagCCAGGTAGAGGGAAAATTTCTTGGCAGACAAACCTAAATCATTTTTTCTCTCAACTTGGCTTATGAAATTCTAGTATGttccttaataattttaataCGGTTTGGAATGGAACATGGCTTATTTTCATGGTGATGTTTCTCCTAATGTTTATTGGGAAAGCTGGGGGGAGCTTTTGTGATTGTGTTTGGATCAAAGCATTTTTCTGAGGAGTGCTTTTGGAAATGGGTCATAAATCTTTTCCTCCCAGAGCTGCTGCATGCTCCTTGTACTCTGATTTCCTGTGGgtagtgtttccttttcttttctcccttaccCTGCGCAGCAAGGAGTATTagtacagatttaaaaaaaaaaaaaaaaaaaaaaaaaaaaaagccttgaccTCAGGTCAGACACTTGAGGTTGTCCTCAGAATGGGAAGATGGTGACCAGGTTATCACTCTTAGCAAGGGCTTGGTCTTTGGCTTTCTGCACCCCTAAGGGTAAGATCTGTTACAAGACCGCCGGACTTGGTTGCTGCTAAGCCAAAGGGCAAAGGAACAATTTGTCCTACAGAGAGGACCAGTAAGGAACTTCTGGAAGCCCTCTTGGCATCAAGTGGAACAGTTTGCTGTATTTTAGTTACATGATGACTTAGCCTGCTCTTCTCTGTCAGGATCCAACCCAGACAACTAGAACTACTCTACATATTTAAACTCGGGCTTTAACCTAGGGCATTGCCCGTAGAGACCCTGGTGAAGCTGGAAAGCCACACTGGCAGCAGTGAGGTAACGGGGAGAATGGGAGCAGTGGGGAGCTGCTACTGTCTGTCGACTAGAGGGGCTGGGAACCAGGGGCTGTGTCTCCCTGGCAGAAGCCAAAACCATGGAGAGGATACAGCCACTGCCAGAGACacttgaggaacagagagagggaatgagaacaCCTTAGCTTCTCCCTACCAGGAGCAAGGACCAGGAATGGGTCTTAACAGCAAACCGACCCTGGGACAGCACCCTGGCTCTCAGAGAAGCAGTGACACCTCCTAGGCCTTTGCTTTTctcactctacctctctctgtcaaagTGGAGACTTGTGAGGAGGTTCTAGTTGCTGCCTGCCGCAGAGTGTGGAGGAGGGTAGCGGGGACTTTCACCTTCCCTTGTTTTATGATGAAATTCCCGGTGGAACACGGCTGAAAGAGCAGTCACTCAGAGCTGGGAGAGCTTTATACATTCGGCCACATTGCCTGCAGCGATGCAGCTGTGGTGTCCCTGTCCCCAGGAGTTACCTGGAGCCAGCCCGTGGGGTACGCATCCTGTAAACAGCCCTTGCCCTAATGTAGCTGGACAGTGCTGGACGGAGCCTAGACCTGCCAGGCCTCATTGTGATGACCGGCCCGGTTTGCATTTGAACCACTCCTAATTCCTACTGTAGAAAGAGAAGCTCAATTTCTTCGTTGTCAACCAGAGAAAAAGGAGTTTATGAGGTTGAATAGAAATAGATGCTCCTTTGGCACTGTCCCTTAGGCAGAACCTCAAGAAGGCTGGAGTGACAGTAGTGGAGATGCCACTTATGTCTCCCAGAAGTCAACTGTTACTATCCTTGACCCCAGAAGGTCCTTggcatttgtttttcagttttttcctctctctgctctggctctggctttgtctgtctcttctcatccctttctttctctgaagctctctgttgctctctgcCTCTGATACTTCATAGATATTAGAGGTGTGCAATGTTTGCAGCAagtaataaatgcagaaaataattattcaaaaccTAAATTGATTCACTTCTCAACACAGACCAACTAGGAGAAGAAGCCGAGCATGTCCTAGGATAAGTGAGTGACACTAAACCTCTTTGTGAATATAGGAACACCTGAGTCTCCCATGATTCAAAACTGCTATTACTTGTTTCTTGAAAATGAGTCTCAGGTCCAGGTTTCACAGCAGAACCAGCCTGGCTGCTATTAAGTGGCCACAGGAGGGCTGCTTCCACCTCTCAAATTGATGGCCTTAATGTGGTGGTCATGGATCTGTCTCTGAGCACGCACAGACAAAAGCCAAAACCAAAGCCcaggaaataaatgtttcaattttATAGTGTGGCAGAAGACAGCTACTGGCTTGCAGCATACAGAATACTTGCTCAGACTTGTGCCCTGCTGCTCAGCAGGGTATGTGGTCTTTGCTTTATCACCAGGGTGGGAGGAAAAAGACTTGGAAGGGCAGGAATGCAGGAAGAAGCCAGCCAATTTGTGTAGCAGAATGATCTTCATTCTTTGGAACGTCACTGATGTTAGAGCTCTCAGCTGCCAGTATTCACAGATATTGTTTGGCTTTACTTACCTCCTCCTGTGTCTTGAGGTGGGGGGGTTAGGTGAGCTAGGGATAGCCGTGTTCCCTGCTACCGGAAAAGAAGGTGACGGATCTGAATCTGACTGAAACTTCTTATTCACCAACAGGTCTATGATATTGCATTTAGTCgggctgggggtggcagggacATGTTTGCCTCTGTGGGCGCTGATGGCTCCGTGAGGATGTTTGACCTCCGCCATCTAGAACACAGCACCATCATTTATGAAGACCCACAGCATCACCCACTACTTCGGCTCTGCTGGAACAAGCAGGACCCGAATTACCTGGCCACCATGGCCATGGATGGAATGGAGGTGAGTGCCCTGCTTCAGGCTGACATAGGCCTGGCCACCTAACGGTGGGACTGCTTAGTGTATCTAGAAGAGTGCCTCTCAGCTCGTGGCAGTTTTCTCTCCAGTGGATTTTtggaaatgtctggagacattgtGGGTTGTCCCAACTTGGGGGCAGGGGACGGTGCTACCAGTATCTAGTAGGCAGATGCCAGGGctactgctaaacatcctgcaatgcacaCAAGAGCCCCCAGTAACGAATTATCTTACCCCAAATGTCAAGAGTGGTAAGATTGAGAAAGCCTGATCTAGAACAAGGACCGCATGTTAAGAACTTTTACTGTTTGGAGCACTGGAGTTGGAGCCAAGAAAAGCAGTGTCTAAAAAGTAAACCAAATCATATGTGCTTATGGTGCTGAGTAGAGAAACAGGCGGTTATCCCCTTCTCGAGTCTGGACAGATTCTTCCAGCTTTAGCAAACACACATGGCAATGGCAACTCTCTGTGGCCTGTTGCTTGATAAAAGCAGTGAAGTGTGGGTGGAGATGATACAGTCATGAACTTTTGGTGAAGCCAGTACCTCAGACTTCTTACATTTCACTTTCTGCTTTGGGGGTTGTGGGAAGAGGGCTCTCATTCTGTCAGCTGAACATGCACAGAATTCTTAGCACATGTATCTAATAGGACTTGGTGGATTATCCAAATTCATGTTACCTCTCCTGCTTCTCACCTTTAGTTCAAAGGCCCTATGTTGTTTGAGATACAGACTATAAACTACCTgggtctttttcttcctttctcaaccCTATCGCTGCTTTTGGGACCAAGACCCTCTTGTCTCTAATGGTCTTTAATCCACAAATGGACAAGTTATGCtttcgaattttttttttttcttgtgtagtGTCTTATTTTCCTGTTACACCCTGAAGTTCCGGGGCCTTTTACTTGTTATTTCTGCAGGTAGTGATTCTGGATGTCCGAGTTCCCTGCACACCTGTTGCCAGGTTAAACAACCACCGAGCGTGTGTCAATGGCATTGCTTGGGCCCCGCATTCATCCTGCCACATCTGCACTGCAGGTAAtcatggtggtggggggtggggaggagcaatGGGGAGGGAGAGGTCAGGAGATCTTCTTATCTCCGTAGAAGTGTAATCCTTAACTATTTTCTAAGGATGGTTTGAGAACTTTAACAAAGGAACTCAATTTGGAGCTTCCCCCCACTTGTGAAATGGAAGCATTCCAGATTTCCAGATGACCTTGTATCTCCGTGATAGTGGAGCTTCTTCTGTATACCGTTCACATCATGTATCAGGTGTAGGCTGTGCCTCACACTGATACTTCCTGGGGACACAGAACGAACTTGCAGTGGGCTCTGGGTGTGTTGAAGGCACTGCATGGCCTGATCAGTAGTGTGTGACTTGTAGTCCCTATCTCACCATTTGCCAGACCAAAAACTGTACCCCTTAAAATATGCTGGTAGTCAGTGTGCTTTTATTCTGGAAATAATATGAGtctgttattaaaaattaaaacaataccgAGGTATATAAAATAGGAAGGTGAAAGttatcttttctccttcctgccctaTTTCCGCCTCAGTCCCATTCTCTGTAGAGGTGACCTCTAACAACAGCGTGTCTCTTTGAGACCTTTTTATGTgggtgcatgcatacacacatccCCTAGTATGAATATCTGtccctttattttataaagacaGGATTCCGCTCGCCCCGTCGTGTTCtccttatctttttcattttcagtgcCTCAGGTTTCCTTCTAACATACTTTTCCCTCTCCTCGCTAATCAGTAGCATCCTCATTTTCTTGTTCATTATGGAGCCAAAGGAGCAATGTCGTTTGGTGGTTTTCTGCTATTTTAGTATTAATTTGGAAGGCATGAAACTTTTCCTGTTTTTGGCCCTCTGCTCATGCCTGTATGTCATTGAGGAGCAGTTGGGGGCCTATGGCCTGTGCACCTCGGGTTGCGGTCTGATTCCTTCATTGTTGCCTTCTTTTTCCCCCAGGGGTGTGGATAGGGAAGGGTgagacaaggagaaaagaaagatgttgTCCATTGTTTGTGGAGAACAGTACCAGTGCCCCCCAGTAGAAACCCATCTTCTGCTCCTGGCAGCTGCCTTTGTCTGGCTCGCTGCTATGTATGTTGCACCTGTTTTGAGTCCCTTCAGGTGAAGGAGCTGTGGCTGAAGAATGCGCTTGGTTGAGAGCAGCACCGAGAAAAAGGAACTTAGTCCTTTAGAGGTCCTGAATGTTGCAAATAAACCCCCAGGGTTCCTGACAGAGGTTGTCCCTGGGAAGGGCCCAGGTTGTACGGCCTTGGTAGAAGGCTAGTGCTGCCCACATGAACCTGGCCTGTTAGGGCTTAGTTTATTCAGATCTACTGTGTATCAGAGACAGGTTTTCACATCAGGATGGGCTGATGGGATCAGGGGACACCATGGTATTGAAGGTCATTGCCTCTTTATTTTTCGTCTCTGAAATTAAGaacttattattttgattataaaagtaaataaccaCATTACAGATCACTtatcaaatagaaaaaagtaaaccTAATTCATTACTTTGCCATCCTCATaatatgttctcatttttatatattttcttccagtcatttttcatgtgcttatttatttttgttaaggtTATTACCTTCTTTCTGGTATTTCCCAGGGCACTTTTCTAgggaaaattgttttgttttgttttgtttttcaacgtttatttatttttgggacagagagacagagcatgaacgggggaggggcagagagagagggagacacagaatcggaaacaggctccaggctctgagccatcagcccagagcctgacgcggggctcgaactcacggaccgtgagatcgtgacctggctgaagtcggacgcctaaccgactgcgccacccaggcgcccctagggaaaattgtttttaataacatgCGTCCACTCAGCACTTTATCTCATCTGATAACAACACCTCATCGAACTATAAAAGTCCATAAAATGGGGTAAAATCCCATTAAGTGGAATCATTAGAGAGGTATCTTTAATCGCTGAAATACTTTAAGTGGCTGAAAATGACGTGTTTGGGGATCATTTTTTATCCCATCATCCTTTCTTGATGTTGCCCCAGGTGAGAGGTGCCCATTTAAGTCCCATTCTACCATCTCAGCTCTGCTGCAGCGAATGGGGCCCTGGGACACATCAGAGGCCTTGCTCCGAGTCCTGGCTTTGCCATTCCCTGGCTGCATAGCTCCGTGGTTTGGGGCGAGTTCCTTAAcatttctgaatctcagtttcttcatctataaaaagggGGCTTAAAATAAAACCTCCCTTGCTGGGGTCTTGGTGAGCAAATGCTTTGTGAACTGTGATACCTCCACCTACCCCAGATGCTGGGATCATTATCCTCCTGACTTGTGACCTTGCTTGCTGGCTTTCTCTGTCACTAGCGGATGATCACCAGGCTCTCATCTGGGACATCCAGCAAATGCCCCGGGCCATCGAGGACCCTATCCTGGCCTACACAGCCGAAGGAGAGATCAACAACGTGCAGTGGGCATCGACTCAGCCTGACTGGATTGCCATCTGCTACAACAACTGCCTGGAGATACTCAGAGTGTAGCACTGGCGGCGCCTTGCCCACGTGGCAGGGGCTTGTGtgtttcctgcctctgccccgtCCCCAAAGTAAGAAGCAACGTGTTTCTGGTGGCCAGTATGTCTTTCATTGCTTTGCACCACTGTTACCAGAAGCTGCTCTAGGAGTTCCTGGCCAGTCATCCCATCGCTGTCTGTGCCAGACTCAGTGCTGTCGGCGCCTCCTCAGCCCAGGGCTGAGTTTTAAGatgttctctcctttcctcttctcctttggtTCCTCCATTAAACTTTTCTCTATATTTGTTTGTCAGCTGTTGTGTTAATGAGCATTACAGGCACTGGCTGTGTTTGTATTCATCTGTCCCAGatgtctcttctctgtctgctGCCTAAGGCAGCAATCCGTGTCCATGTCATGTTAGCACTTAAGTGGGAACAATACCAATTTGGAGTTTTTTCCTCTTACTATCAATGTCTTTAACAAATTTcaactttgtatattttttaccTATCAGgctaatttttttatgaaaagaattTTACTCTTCCTggtttctgcctttgtttcctagTCCACCCTCTTAgcacttcctctctcccctcagtGCCTGGATCTGGCACTGGGCCCTTGACCCCATGAGCAGTTTGCCTTCTTGAATCACTGAGTGCAGCATACCTGACCAGGAGTCCCAAACCGCCCCGGTGCTCTGAAGTCGGCCAGCTCTCTCACCTTTCCTCAGCCTGCCTCTTCGCAAGGGCATTCTGGGCTCCAAAACAGACATGGGAAGCCTTCTGTTACTTCCTCAAGTACCTCTGTCCAACCCCGGTGGGACCTACTGGGAACGTGTTAGAgctgagagagacagcatgcctGACGTGAAGGGAATGGTTTCAGGAAAGCTGAGCTTAGAGTGCATTTCCAGCACACAGTTTCCTAGTCTGTTCTTCTCTCCAGATGTGAGTCTCAGACCATTTTCTTCCATGGCTTGAATGATAGACAAGCACAATCTGTAAGCTGATCTTTATGATCTCTGTTGGGTTAGTTTGCTGTGACTGGTGGTTGGCCACTCTTGGAGCGCCGTGGGGTGAGAGAGTCCTGCTTGAGAGGCACATCATCAGTGCATCTGATCCTGAACAAGGTCTCCTGTCCAGTGTGGGAGACCGTCAGCCCCTGGAAGGAGTGGACTAATAGGCTGTGATAATCCCTGGCCGTCAAGTGAATAGATAGCTGCAGGCCAGCCAGTTTGTGCACACCTGTTACCTTCCCACCCCATTCGGGTTCTGAGCAGTATTGGACTTGCAGGCCGCAGTGTCTGTTTCCGTTATGTGGGTGAGCTCCATGGAGGGGGCTTGTGTGTGATTCCAGTGGAAGATGAGTCTTTGGGCAGGTGGAGTTTGGGACATGCTCAGAGCCCGAGGGGACTTCGGTCTGTCGTGTTCTGCCACAGGTTTTTGAGCCCCTCTAAGTTGCGCATCTGTTCAGTAGGAGAGTCGCAGACCTCAAGGCTGGTGGTTTTGTCTGCTTGGGCTCTCACCTGCgcttgagaaacaaaacagttttgttttcctgggcCCTTAAACTCTTTTGGTCGAGACTTCTTTTCCAGAGCAGATGTATTTGTATCCCTAAAGTCACGGCTCTTCGCTTTACTACACGGGGGCTCGTTCAAAAAAGGGGGCTCTTTTCTTAGTGTATTTCCCCTcctttttcactttattattctGGATTTGGGGCTCGTTAGCTTGCCATCCATTTGAAGTTGACTTTTCTGCAGTTGCTACCAGATTTGCTCTGTGTCATTTGGCAGCGTGAAGCGAGCAGTTCTTGGTCAGAACCCTCCTCTGTTTGCAATTGTATTTGCTGGTTCCAGGGTCCTTCTTAAGGGTAGCAAGTCTGACTTGATGGTTGCTTGCTTTAGGAGGCCATCATGTCCTTACCA
This region includes:
- the DCAF7 gene encoding DDB1- and CUL4-associated factor 7, with the protein product MSLHGKRKEIYKYEAPWTVYAMNWSVRPDKRFRLALGSFVEEYNNKVQLVGLDEESSEFICRNTFDHPYPTTKLMWIPDTKGVYPDLLATSGDYLRVWRVGETETRLECLLNNNKNSDFCAPLTSFDWNEVDPYLLGTSSIDTTCTIWGLETGQVLGRVNLVSGHVKTQLIAHDKEVYDIAFSRAGGGRDMFASVGADGSVRMFDLRHLEHSTIIYEDPQHHPLLRLCWNKQDPNYLATMAMDGMEVVILDVRVPCTPVARLNNHRACVNGIAWAPHSSCHICTAADDHQALIWDIQQMPRAIEDPILAYTAEGEINNVQWASTQPDWIAICYNNCLEILRV